The genomic region TGTAGGATAACGTGAAAATAAGCGGCAGTCTGAAATCTGCCCCAATGGCTCTCAATGACAGCGTGCTGCAGTTtcatttttcaccacagatttacataatagactgtaaaaaaatagagtacctcagggatgatgtgtttttgtaggcaaaacgcGGAAGTGAGTTAGCATTATAGGACTTCTGGTACCATCGCCCcgaagtctatgggttttttgaatgggtttttgctaaatcgcctgaaataaggtctgtggtcaacaaagcctctaaatattttcacattttgatctatgacataaaacacaccagttataaaccgtttgtgatttttttaaaacctttattgtgtcttaaaaacggcggttgctaacaagttgctaaaagggactacttcctttggcggggaatttagacgtcatcatgacaaacagaacatttggacagcatttctcatgaaaaagtgtttaagtattcatacacagctcagatcataatcagcgagcatgtttttaaataaagtttgaggaagcttgttGGTGGTGACATTGATCCGTGACCAGGGGTGGCGCCAGCCGATTTTGCCGGGGCTTCAGCCCCGAATGTTTTGAGTCAAGCCCCGAATGTAATGACTGTCACTGAGCAAATATGAAACTGGACAATAGCCTATGTAAACCGCCGAAAtcataagttgctttatttcattgcGCTTTGGCTTTGCATATACTGCACACACCGgcagcgctttctctctcttctctccgacAGCGCGTTCACGCACACCGCAGCTGAACACAGACACGCCTCCTGTCATtcactcagagcagcggcatttttgttatgatataacTAATATGACAACTTTGGCACATTTGTcagctaaacattcattcagtgtttcccaatgACCCTGTGCCGCCGCCACAGTTCATaaaccgaaaatttaaaacatacaaaGCCTAAATGGTGTCTAAGTTGTATTTTAccaacgaactaaaatcgaaatCATGATATGGCgttgtgcctttataaaacagcaaaatacagtgattaagtatatatagCCTACAGTCTGTGGTGCGCGTGTTTTAAATagaagtgcgcacatttgtgcacgcgatcagctggtgatctggtgatcaaaataaaagctcaaggatttatcttttaaaaagaaattagtaCAAAATTGTTGTAATTTCCCTATACTGTTGTGTAAAGTAAgtaactaataaaaaataataaaaaataaactaaaataaaatttgcaCACTGTATGGGCTTAAGCTCTTAAGTTTTGAGCtctcaaagtgcaccagattgatgcatttaaccttaaaatgtacaaaagttTCTCCCGGGGGgaggacccccctagaggaagTACACCCAACAAACTGTTACAAATTACAGTactaaataatgtacattttctgaacaacaatactacaacaaaagctcctttcatgtcagtaaagctgttaacagaaaattaaaatgtaattggacaaatatagatttgggctaagccccggatgtttacaatgtctggctccgcccctgtcCGCGACCATGGAGTGCTGTAGtctgtttatagcctactgttagccttttatatctgacgactttatttaggtttcaaaatgtatgaatgttgtgttaacttgtaaagattatcctgatagacaaaacgtgtaagtgtcataaccatTTGTTaaacagagcttattttttgcaattttccaTAAGTCTATGGGAACAATgaataggctttcgatcgagggaacctgtgctaacttccgggttggccttcaaaacacgtcatccctgaagttttttttttttcttttttttttttaattgcatgaataacaattacagaacatgaacacagaaaatacagggggaaaaaaaaaaaagtgaaagacacacaaatacaaaatacaaacattgagttgaaataaaactaaatagaccaaacaaacaataaaaggCTTTGACATTTCACAAAATTTTAAAAGTGTTCAACAAATACATGGTTTTAATAGCTTTTTTATTTGTACTGTCCTTAATGGAAACCATATAATTTTCTAATTCTTTCAataccacagaaaaaaaaaggtttctgATTAGTAAATTTACACCGATGAATATGAAACTTCACTAAAATAATCAAAAGATTAATAATATATGCTTCCCTTTCCATACTCTTttcatattgtaaaaaaaacaaatattacgTGTTACGTCATCCCTGAAGTACTCTATATGGACGtggtgtccgtgacgtcacacccgtagatttctgaagagcatttctgaagtgaaaatgaggccgctgccatcttagcagcacgtcaccgcacgtcacttttctaaaatcaaaataaaaccgaACACCTCAAAactgcaataaatcaaggtaaACACAACAGCCTTTTAAACATCTACAAACAtctcagttaagctcaagtgctcaaaaagAGAATAAGGAAAAGTTCTCTTCAATATAACGGATACATAAAATAATGCAAGTAAAATTAAAGGGGtgctacagtgttttttttctaggcttgattgtgtttttggggcgcagtttaacatgtcgTAATGCTTTTACGAcatgctgtatttttcatatattttacctttattctacacctctgtttccataGACCTTTTACGCACTTCCGCATTTTTCGAACGGAAATACATCAATGAAGTGTAGTAGAACTTCCTGTTATCATAGCGGCAGATACGAAAAATGGCAGAGTCGAAGAGTCGCAGTTTCTGTTGTGTTCCAGGCTGTTCGTCTTCCAACCAAAAACAGCCCTACCTTTCATTTCATTCTTTTCCTATGGATCCAAACCTGAAACCCAAATGGATACAGGCGATCCGAAGAGAGGAAGGGCAtagttttaatgtaaaaacaggTAGCACCTATGTCTGCAGCCGGCACTTCGCTCCGGATGATTACAGTAGTGGCTGTGTCGTTCGTCGCCTAAAGAGTGGTGTTGTCCCGACCCTATTCCCTTGGAACAACTTTACTGCTCCTTTGAGAAGGGAGTCAGTATATGACAGAACCTTCAAACGTCAGTCTGTACAGCTATGCTGTGAAGATAGCGACATGGTGGCTAAGGCAGTAAGGATGGATCACGACTACGTGACACACCCACCTGCAGGTAAGATTGTTCATAATGTGTTTAGTTAACGCTAGTCAACTAACGTTATGTGTACCGTTATTGGATAAATGCACTTCTACCTGaacaaattaatgtttataatataagCTGTTCACGAAATTCAACTAACGTTAGCCTACATCTGTAACATAGTCTCATGCTGTCTAGCTGTAAGGGGCCTTTTTGACTTTCTCCATTTTTGTAAACCTACTTTGGGTTTagagtatttattttttccccaaattaATTTTATAGCATGACCATATAacagtttaaaatgtaatctgatctaatcaaaaaaatatacaagaaatcttaaaatattttctcaataaaatacaattattaagtgttcatataaaataatgtaatttaaaaaaaaaaaaaataatgaaacaatTTATTGATGTGGCAGCTAGTAAATACACTAAGTTTCATCATACTAGCATGTGTGGAAGTATTTAAAACAAGTGTTACAACTGGCCCTGTGTTAGGTTGTGCCCCGCCCTCCCCTATTTTAATTACATGTATTTAATTACTTTTGagtattttgtcatttgtattttccttaacaaaaataaatgaaatgtaatttgtaattaaatacttaaaatactttttaaaacatGATTACTGTGTTGTGTTGAAAGGTAGCATAAATATGTTAAGActggtttttaatttctttatctTTACAGGTGCTCTGGATGAGGCTTTGGATTACATCCATGACTTAGAAGCCAAGTTGCAAAACACTGGTCTACCACCCCCTACTCTCTTCAGCCGATACTGTTCGTCGGACGACCAAATACGTTTCTACACCAAATTTACATCCGAGAgtgtttttactattttttggGAGTTGATTGCACCATCTGCACTTAGACTGGTGTACTGGACCAAAGCACAGAGGGCAGGTGAGGAAGGCTGCGAAGATCCCAGCCCACCACGCATCATGCCATTAATAGATGAGTTCTTGATGTACTCCATGCGGGTTGCTGTTGGCATGAAGGAGCAGCTCATTGGTGACATGTTTAATGTGAGCATTGCCAGGGTTAGCAGGGTTACCATCACCTGGGCCAATTATCTTTTTATGATGCTGAGCTCACTTCCCATCTGGATAAGCAGGGAAAAGGTTAAGTCCACTATGCCCCTTAAATTCCAGAGGTACTGTCCCAATGTCAGAGTGATACTGGACTGCACAGAAATTGCCCTGGAGACAGCCTCATCCCTGACCTTACAGTCAGAAACATTTTCAAGTTACAAAAACAGGACGACATTGAAAGGGCTAATTGGAGTTGCTCCCAATGGTTTGGTGACATTCATCTCACCCCTGTACACTGGGTGCATCTCAGATAAGGAGACCACCAGGATCAGTGGAGTCCTTCCCTTGCTGGAGCCAGGAGACGATGTCATGGCGGACAAAGAGTTCCTCATTCAAGACCTCCTTGCTGACGTTGAATCTAAGCTCATCATTCCACCTTTTAAGCGTTCAGCTCAATTCAGCAAGGAGGAAATGGAACAAACCCAAGCCATTGCCCGCCTCAGAATTATAGTAGAAAGAGTGATCGGTAGGATAAAGTCCTTTCACATTGACATtcgaacggctcgtttgactacctgcttctatgaagccactccctctgcaatgtgctcagattggttagctggcccagtgtatccaGAGCCattgtgattcgctgaagcgtccggaaacgccacgccccttaccattagttCTTACCGGTTACGTGGGCTttggtggaaatgtaaataatggcgtctatattgctgtatcaaattgtgcccgaatcagacccagatgaagagggtcaaacAGAATCTCTGCAatcgcggcttttaaaggacgtttgtgaatggtatttcatattgtatttgtgtcaaagtgtttagatattctgtcactgctgtttcatagctttcaatatacagttttatcctgattaaagctttactgtagctgaatacatgacttagtagtcgcatttttgtaaaggtatcgtttaatttatagcatgaacaactgtttgtctatgaacatagaagtttgttggtgtttgtagaatttagctaactggctagcgaaacaaaaatgcattggtctttgtttacgttcttgatgcaaccaaaaatagcaacagaactatacgtttaaaagacatgtacaaacaataaaacgtactcacagtttgaagccaataaacagcagcttctgcttttaaagtgggaactgcttcatctttcagtaaaagcctttgtgcaaatccagcattgaactcgtgtagattctggaagctgtcttcagcgccgcatccagtgtagaaaatatcacagataaTGGGttatattatcttttgacgcgtcgcGCCGCTTGCGTCcagtgtacacaactcttcagCTTCCGCTTCCTGCGCCatatggcctcgcccactttgttgcgtgttcccgggggtgcgttttgcagggtttatgatgtcaccaacccgggaagaagctcgttgtagtccaaaccggtcatttttgtaggcattaaaatgccataaatttaaaagacaatatctccgtttgcattgaactttcagcgctgtaactttgcagatactgtttatgatcaagcagcaacattacacactaactaaagttaaaaagtgaaatcgcattgaaccacccctttaaaaagtCAAAGCCTACTTACTCTGTGCTGGTTTGGGCTCATCACCGGCTGCAACCACGTCCTCATATATGCTCTCAAATATGAAACACCTGCGATTCAGCAACTACCTGCACATGCTCTCATTTGTGTAAAGTAGCCTTGACAggtttgggtgagtaaaggcaaagCACACAAGATAGTTCCTTCAATGGCCTGTAGATGGCAATATTGCTTTTTTTCCTAGCAGAAATAAACTGCAGCAGAGAAAGTTAGgtgcagtgttaatttcgttaacGAAAACTATGACAAAATGTTCGTTGATGACctttttttccatgactaagacgagacaatagctgcgttccattcgacagGGTCCCTACGCAGTGCACTGCTCCCTACTCCTTGAGCACGGTATATCCATTGAAGTGGACTTCGCTGACAATAATCACTCATTTGGAACGCACTACAAACGTCAAGTCAACGACGGTGTCGCGCAGATTAtgatataacaaataaatagatattataatttactttcaaatttaaaatggactCTTAACAGATTTGAAGCTGTAGCCTCTCAtgccatatgaaaataaattctcaTTTTGGTTAACTGTATGTATTCTTAATCCACCGTCTGGGTCTCATCTCGGGCGCTTTTCCACGCGCAGCCGCATAGTAAACACTTCTgaggtaaataaagtaaaattaaaaatgacagagcctcagctgcttttcaacacttttactttgtcatgcctattcatacaataaaatatgcaaatacaCTCATCGCTATAACCATTCATACTTTCGTtcgtataataataacaaaatatatgaatacTCAAAACACATGTAAATTCCTTCATCGGAGAGCCGTTTATAAACTCTTTCAACGGCTCTGCTCCATCGTAGTTCTGAATGGTGACGCGGTGCGCGATGACAGTTGGGTGATTTTACCTCTCTacttcctgtgaagtgatgtatcAATGTTCCCTTATTCCCTGTCCCGTTCGCAGTGCCCTTCGAACTGAACGTGTTCGCTCCCTTCGAAATGGAATCTCActtaagatggcgaaataccctGTGAAGTCCACTTCGCAGTCCACTTGCGGTCGAATGGAACGCACCTAATGAGAGATGACACCAATCGTTTTACGATAACGTGAATAAAACAACATGTTCCATATCGTTGACGAAAAAAGACGAGACTGAAATCTGGCTAAAAGACTAAAAACTTTGCCAGTGTCACTCTTTTGaaatcactttttgtttttgtcgaaTAAAGGAGACAAAACATTACAGACTGTCTTTACGAGCGGTCATGCTTACAGTTGCCAGATTTCCAGAATTCAAACCCCCCAATCagagcttttctgttaaaagaaCACGTTTTACTTCATCTTTGCAATCTGGCAACCCTGCACACGGTCTACACTGAGCGTCTACACTGAGGAAGAAGCGcggatgatctgaaaacacagaCAAGTAAACTGGAGTTCAGCGATCTTCGTTTGAGATTTTCTACTTAAATTAAAGTGTCAGTCAGTCGGGCTATATTGCGCTGCTCGTTTGCTGACTAAAGCACACCAAAGTGTAGGCTGATATCCCAGCAGTGGCTCTCAAACTGATGTatgcgaacaaaatgctgaattaaaataacataaaaactCAACATGTATTTCTATAGCAGGTAAAATGCCTTAAATACACGACATTCATTCACCTCTATTACCTCATCTTTCGCGGTCAAAACTGACTGACTCCACACCAGCAAATTGCGCTACATTAGTGCTGTTCTCGACAAtatacctttgtaaaagtggggatttaccACTTACtaacaagaacaaatatagatACAGACTGCATATAGATTTAAGATTAAAACTCTCTTCGATACAAATAACTCTGCGagttattgtttttaatgttgatcataTTATACGAGCAAGAATCTACCCCTAGCCTATTTGGCACACCGCCTGTTTTATTAACTGATCAACTCTTGTAATCTGTGTGCCAAAAATGCGCGAACAGCACAGAGAGAATGTGGTTACAGTGTAGTGAAGTGCAGATCAGCAGTCCTGACTGTTGTTTTGAGCAATACACCGAGTTTATTTCATTAACACTGAGTATGTCCCTCAAAACAGTAGTTGAGTCCCAAATgatgcactatacactatgcacttatacactatgtacttgtgcactatgcactcatccatgtagtgcgtgaattgtataaggttattttgtcatttaataaCGCAGTCCGATCCTCCCTAcccctccactacgtaattaaagctgcgacagttgagtgcacgaagtgtccaacattccaagtcaagtcaagtcaagtcaaatttatttatatagcgctttttacaattggtaattgtttcaaagcagctttacatattagaagcacagaaaaaagagaagtggttaaaaataagctgtacaagcaagcgtggtaatatgtaacatatacaagatggtgctacattaagccaatgtcggcttactcccaggggtggaaaaaaacccctaggagaaaaacccagtgtgctaacactgggaaaaaagtcctaggagggaaaaaaccccttggaagatatatataatatatgtaaatggatatggagatcaaaatctgaattatacatttttattatagagattaaaaatagattatatataaatatatgtaagcggatacggagatttaaaaatctgaattatagatgcagccagaactggatctgtaggcccattgtctcctgggctacgttgtagtcaggtccagacacaggttctccatctgatctggatacggcctggatccagcacccggcaaacctcaggataagcagagagactgatattagcgtagatgccattcttattctgatgtacaggtatatctagtgttataggaaatgtgcTCGGTTctggccgacctaattattgcagtgtaacaatcctttaacggatttgaaaaaaatgttaatgtattgataatgtgttatgtgtatgcaagagcaaagagatgtgtttttagtctagatttaaactgacagagtgtgtctgcttcccgaacaatgctaggaccacacttcgttttttccgttaatttaatgcatcatccgggtatttaaagtgcactttttctttttggaattttcagtgtgaacgcactactcgcactgtttatacttaaaaacgtcatagaatagtccacaagtacgcgaattgggacacacctaatgttttattttctctgccAGCTAAATTTCTAAAACAAAGTCACAGATCATTGTGCGACTCGCAACATAAGGTGCAcagagtagcctattaaatTCGTGAATGAatctttgaacaaatcggttgagtgaTTCACCAGCCATACAGACTtttattactgaatgaatcagcgtttcgAGCGAATCAATTGAATAAAATGACTCGTTCATTAACACAGTGAcctgctgccacctactggcgatATATCATATTCGTTTGATCTtgtaatttatttcatatttctgtattaaaagcattttgtataaaacataacattaatgtgaaattacataacataacataaattgTGAAAATACATCTAAAAGCAACTTCAGCTGCTGCATTGCCACCTCTGCAGCGCAAGATGCCTTTGGTTGAAACAAAATAGTGTCAAACTCTAATATTGACtaaatttatgattttaaatttaaagatggtataggcctatatttaataagataaagctattttaaaaagGTAGCATTATTTTACTAATTTATGATGGTAATAGAtggtaataaatataaaaatatctcTGGCTTTATTGTTCAAAGTGTTATTTCATAGTCTACCCTTAAACACgtaaatgaacggcaagaacgcattaaaagtttctgtttctgttctgctttcagttaaaaaggtGTAATTTAAGCGTCATTGagttaataattaatgattCTTACAACGAAAAGTGCTTCAATCAAAAACTTTAGCTTGATAAACTTTATCTTAGAGCTGCTttaaagccaaaacaaaatctgtctattaattttcctattatcactgtgaagctgctttgaaacaatctgtaaatAAACTCTGTAATAATCCGTACATATATTGGATAGATATAGGCTACTGTTGCGCGGAGCTGATTCAGGAGCTCTGAACTGATGGCGCGGCTTGAtctttggttgaccaatcaaCGGAAAGGGGCGTTTTATTCCCGCCCATGTAGAGATCGAAAATTCAAGTTGTTTatccattttggttttattgtttttccatttgGCGGATTAGAACAAAGTGTgattaaaacacaaataaaaatttgaaaaaatgactcgagatttgtttatttatgctcATGAGGAGGGTTGAATATGTGATAAATGAATGCTTTCTTCGTTTTTCCGTTTAGAAGACAAAAACGAGAAAACAAATTATCCGAAGGTACACGGTCCCCTGAATATCCACACGATTTCAAATGTGACATTGATTTTACtcaacagttcaacaaacaaaagggtATTATTAAgtgatgtacattttaaacagtattgtcagtattttgCTCTGTTTTGCAatgaaagccacagcagaactgcagcACACAAGCTGTTTCGTGAACGAATCTGCAGCTTTGAATGAactaatgattcaatgacccattcataacTACAGCTGCTTGCTTTGATACTgaaagaatgaatgactcgatgattcactcataaaaacagcaacttaccgccacctactggtggatttaatgtaatatttaaaagtatcacttcatttttatcatcattgtatttattgaattttttaagaattatttattttataaagatattcataaaggtaaaaaaaatgctttggaaAAATCGATTTAAGAgggcaaatattgtcctttAATGGAAAAGCTGTAACTGTACGCAGAAGGATGTTAAATCCCTCAGGGGGAACGACACTCtagaaagtttgagaaccactgaaaagGGATTTGTAGAATTGCACAAGTGCTTCTGCTAAGAGTGCAATGTCAATACAGCCTGTTAACTAGATTAAAAATTTTCATAAGCTTAAATGAATTGGTCAAAAGAGAAAAATTAcgactattttgtctaaagatAAAATAGCTATCAAATTAATGTTGGTAACTGTAGCTTGACTAAAAGTAATGACTAAGACTTGACAAAAATGCCATGACCtttcgtcgactaaaactagactaaaatatgaaagacaaaaatgactaaaatgtgacTAAGACTAAGGAGCATTTTTGTCTGAAAAtaaagactaagactaaataaaaaatggctgccaaaattaacactggttaggtgccatgcaaaatgtaacaaataatTGCATAActcattacaaatgtattagAGTAAAGagtacatatttattaaaaaatttagTCAAATAGAAAGTAAAAGTTGCTATTAACTTTGATGCTCAGAAACAGGTACAAAATAGCCATAAATAACCTTCAGTACACTAACTAGGGGAGAGCGGGGCACAACCTAAcgctttttgactttctcagtttgtgtaaatctaCTCAGGGTTCAGAGAATTTATTTTGttccacattaatttcacacatgTCTGGTACAAATGTGtggctttgtttcattaatgCAGTGTATacctttttctttatttaccccgAAAGAAGggaagtgaaatgtgacaacatgccccataggTGGAGCACATTGTAACATGACCATATGACAGCTTAAAATGTTATCTGATCTAATCAAAATAATAtacatgacaaactaaaatattgtcattaaaagacaattattatttctttcatataaaataatagcatttttttagaaattcaaaTTGAAATAATTTTGACAATGAACACTGCAGAACACAGCTATACAGCCTAGATCAAATCAATACAGACAAACAGCTCAAGAAACACATTCAGAAACACACAGAGCTGAACTCAACACTCTCCTCCCTCCACTCACAGCTCTCACTGAACACCAGACAAATAGACGAGCCAGTACCAATGCTGAACATTGATTaaagtaatatttatgaatgttcctctcagtctttattcacattttctcCATGGTATCTCAACAGATATTCATAAAGTTAATTTTGCCAATTGTATCGGTAACTGTATAGAATAGCATAGCT from Megalobrama amblycephala isolate DHTTF-2021 linkage group LG7, ASM1881202v1, whole genome shotgun sequence harbors:
- the LOC125271023 gene encoding uncharacterized protein LOC125271023; translated protein: MAESKSRSFCCVPGCSSSNQKQPYLSFHSFPMDPNLKPKWIQAIRREEGHSFNVKTGSTYVCSRHFAPDDYSSGCVVRRLKSGVVPTLFPWNNFTAPLRRESVYDRTFKRQSVQLCCEDSDMVAKAVRMDHDYVTHPPAGALDEALDYIHDLEAKLQNTGLPPPTLFSRYCSSDDQIRFYTKFTSESVFTIFWELIAPSALRLVYWTKAQRAGEEGCEDPSPPRIMPLIDEFLMYSMRVAVGMKEQLIGDMFNVSIARVSRVTITWANYLFMMLSSLPIWISREKVKSTMPLKFQRYCPNVRVILDCTEIALETASSLTLQSETFSSYKNRTTLKGLIGVAPNGLVTFISPLYTGCISDKETTRISGVLPLLEPGDDVMADKEFLIQDLLADVESKLIIPPFKRSAQFSKEEMEQTQAIARLRIIVERVIGRIKSFHIDIRTARLTTCFYEATPSAMCSDWLAGPVYPEPL